TGCAGAAAGTTACGAAATCTTTCTCGAATTCTCCTCCATGATCACTATGAATAGTCTTGAGCTTTAAagaatacttagtctcaaggttagtaataagatcttTGAATTCACTAAAAGCTTCATCTTTAGTACGCAAGAATAACACCCAAGTAAAACGAGAGTAATCATCTACTATAACGaaagcataattcttacctcccaaACTTACATATCTTTCTGGACCAAAGAGATCTAGGTGTAATAGCTGCAAAGGAACAAAAGTTGATACTATATTCTTAGcagtaaaggaagttttcacctATTTTCCAAGCTGGTAAGCGGAACATGGTTCTGttttcttgtacttcagctttggtAGACCTCGAACTAACTCATGTGAAGATATCTTTCGAAGGAGATCCATATGAACATGACCAAGATGCCTATGCCACAAATTCTGTTGTTCTTAAACAGTAGCTAGGTAGATTTCTTCTTGCTGCtcatcaaaatctaacacaaAAATGTTTCCCTTTCTTTTGGCtactaaagcaaactcgttagCTTTATTACCAATATAACAAACATCTTTATCAAACTTAACACTATGACCAGCATCAGTTAACTGACTTACACTAATAAGATTATACTTTaaaccatcaactaaacgaacattATTGATAACAAACTTATTGTTACCTATGGTACATTTACCTACAATACGTACAGTATTGGgatctccaagagtaactaagcctCCCTCTTTAGCAATTTATGAGAGAAACTTTGATTTGTCTCCAGTCATTTGACGAGAGCAACCACTATCAATAATCCACTTGTTTCGAGGAACATGGACTTTAAAGCATATCTGCAAAAGATCctttatctcttaggtacccacACGACTTTGGGTCCTTGAATGTTAGTATCATAAATCTTATACAAATGCCTGTCAGATTTCTTAATCCACATTTGAACAACATTAACAGATTTATGCATAGATTTAGATCTAGTTGAAGAGTTAGGATTGTGGCCCTTAATACCACATAACCGAGATGCAGAAGTAGTGTGTCCAGATTTGCCACATTCTTGACATTTTTCATAAGGCATCTTGTAGTTCATAGGAGTTCTTTTGTAACCACTTTGAAAAACTTTCTTCTTGGCTGATCCATACCCCAAACCTTCTTTGTCAAGAGAAGATTTCTGTTGGGCAAGTAAGGCATTCAGGGTTCCTTCTCCATGGAAACATTTGGCTAGATCAGTTTCCAGTTGGGCAACCTTTTGCTCGAGTTCAGGAACTATAGAATTAGAAGATGCATTTGATTCGGCAAAAAAAGTTTCCTTCTTTAATGCATCAAGACATGCATCTTTCAACTCGATCTCATTCTTGAGATAGTTGACTTCTTCTTTCATCTTAGAGACCTTCTCGGATAATAGCTTATTTTCATCTACCAGGGATTCATCTTTGATGGAATCATCAACCTCATTAAGAACTTTACTCAATGCTTATTTTAGATAAGAATTCTTTTCTTTTAACCTTCTATTCTGAGCCTGCAAGGTTAGTATATCTTgagatatatatgaatttttattAACTTGAACAATATGTAACTCATCATTGTCACTGGAGTCATATTCAAGTCCAGCAAAGCATAGTTGAGCTACTTCATCTTCTGAGTCGATTTCCATTTCAGAATCATCATCACTCCATGTGAGCAAAGCTTTCTCTTTGGATTTGAGCTTGTAGCAGTCCGTCTTGAAATGACCTTTCTTTCCACATTCAAAGCATGCATCcttattttgattatttttgctttccttgcTTGAACTAGATCTGAATTCTTTCTTTGGAAATGAAGACTTCATGGGTCGTTTAAATGCATTCCTTTTGGCCAGAAATTTATGGAACTTCTTAGTCAGAAGTGCAATCTCCTCATCGGAATATTCAAAAGAATCACCTGCATCTGCATTAAGAGCTAGAGTCTTTTTCCTGGgggcttcatcttcttcatcatatctgcgTAGGTGGTTCTTGAATTCCTCTAATTCACTGAATAGAGTGAGAGTTTTCATAGTTGATATAGATGGAGAATCCTGAAGTATGGTGACCTTCGAGAAGAACTTCTTAGGCATAGCTCTTAGGATTTTTCTGTTGATCTCAGCTTGAGGAATGATCTTGTCTAGTAGTGAGATAAAATTCATCAAGGTCAAAAACCTTCCTTGAGGATCTTTGATACTTTCATCTCGTTCCAACCTGAAAGCTTCATAATCACTCATTAGCATACTAAGTTTCACTTCACGTACCTTAGATGTTCCTTCGTGGCTAACTCGGATAGTATCCCAGATTTGTTTAGCCATAGTACATGCAGAAACTTTGCGTAGTTCTGTTGGAGCCATTCTACTTAGAAGGGCATTCATGACTTTAGCATTGTAGTTCAAGGCGTTGACTTCCTCAGTAGATAGATCCTTTAGAGGCTTTAGCTTTCCATATTTTATGAGAGTAGTTATGCCATTCTCAACAACATCCCATTCATAAGCATCTCGCTGAAGGAAAATCTTCATTCGAAATTTCTAGTCATTGTAATTTTCAGCTACAATTAAGAGAAGAGGGATATTAATTGACAAATGTTCTGATTGTGCCATGGATTGCTAGCAAAACAGTCACTAAAAGACATATTAAATGCacatgctctgataccaaataaAATTCGTAGTCACGATTGAATTACAGTTAAAGTATGATTGTTCACAAATGGGACAGCCTCTTTTGCAAATGAGACAGACTGTATCTAAATGAGACATACCATATTTAACAACAGAATGTAAATTGCAGAAAATTAAATGTGCAATGCGGAAAATAAATCAATGCAAGAACACCAAGAGTTTTTCACTTGCTTCGGCCCCtatacctagtctatggcctacatccaagtccccatgccaactagcatagagaatgtattatatccacttataACAAAttacttacaaactttccttgattacaaacttgGACCACTTGAAAGAAACATTTCCCTAACACACAACTAACTAGCACACAACTACTTGGCCTTCCTCTTGTAATCAACCTCCCACAACCCGAGACAAGTGATACAATACACCTTTCGAGTACAAAGAATAGAATGTGAAAGATTACAACTCGATTATATCTCTTAATTAACTGGATAAGTAATGGACTTAATTAAGAGGCTGTTTTTCTCAGAAAGAATAAGATGGAAAACTCAGAGAGAAGGTGTATTCTTTCTGAAAACATCAAGTCGGTTATAAATAGTAAAAACATAACGGATAAGATAGTATTTCAAACTGTTATAAAGATAATACTAGATAAGCTCATGTTTGAAAACATTTGACTAAGTATTTGAAAACAGTCCGTTAGTTTGTTACTTGAAAAAATAAACTTGATAAAGATTGAGTTATTTGAAATAGATTAGGTTTATTCAAGATAGAGTTTGTTTAGAAAAGATAAGTCAAAGATTATCCGGTTAACTAAGTTAACATTAAACAAAACTCTAATACTTATCTATCTAACTAACAATCTAACCAATCTGATTTGCTGTAGAATTCTTCAAGGCATAATGCATCATGAGAAATCTCGAATTAACAATAATaaccaattttttttaaaaaactaactaaaataaaaaaatggtCAATTTTATCTGATTGGATActtcataaaataattttatccTATTGGATACTTCATGGACTGACATTTGGGCATCCGACAGTAGAGTATCCAAAAGACTAAAATTGACCAATTTTCAGAAAATAGCAGTTCTTTTTgttaattttttataataaatagGTTAAACTTTTCCTTCACTCAGGGGAGGGAGGAGGTACCAATCTGCTTTCTGTGCAATCCATACAAAAAATGACTTTGCATGGTGCATTACATTCGAGGATCGGCTTCCCAAGTTATTTTCTGCCACAGTTTTGACAATAACGAACTTTTATGTTCAAAACAAATGTGAGGCTGTGAGGATGGAGTTTTCTGATTACAATATCAGTAGCCCCAAACTTGATATTCGAGTATTCTCGATAACGTGATCTTTGAAAACTTGTGTCGAGATGATTTGTTATAGTTGTGGGTAATGGTTATAGGTCATGGCATGTGTTATGATTATGAGTTGTGATTTTAGACTTCTCAGTCATGAAAAATGTGTTATGGTTGTGAGTTGTGTTATGGTGTGTGTATGAGCCATGGAAATATTTTATGATAAAGGTATGAGGCATGGTGTTTCACAGGTTCCTTAAGAAGAAAGCTCTTATGTCTTGTTAAATTTTGTAGGCCTGTGTGACCTTTTATAGACCAATACATAACAAACTTATCTTATCTCCTAAAAATAATACAAACATAATTCAAAAACATTCAAATCTAAAACAtatctaaatataatatattattctAAACATTTGGTCAACATAAccaattattaaaatatatttataattaattatcaaagCATAAAATGGCTAGCGAGTATTGACCGTGAGCTGAATGCTCAATATAGGACCTGCATCACTTTCCATGGTAGAAAATGTAACATTAAAATATCGCGGGAATAATTGCAGTAGAGCTTAACTCTTTAGGATTGGTTGGGTTAATGAATTTATGCAGGTTAAAAGCCAGCAATTATATACTCTGATGTCAACTGATGCAGAAGTTAATGATTATATTACATTGACTCGTAATTATAAGAATGATTATATTATCACAATATATATAAGTAATTATAACAATAATAATGTGGCCCGACCATTTAAAAAATACAGCACAAACTAAGAAAAAATCACAATAATGACCAAACTCTTTTAAAAAACTAACTAAAATAATCATTCTGAGAAAAAATGATCAATTTTATCTGATTGGATATTTCATAACCAATTTTATCCGATTGGATATTTCATGCACTGACAGTTGGGTATCCAATACAGAGTACCCAACAGACTAAAATTGACCAATTTTCAAAAAATggttattttttatatttttatataatgaATAGGTTAAACTTTTCCTTCACTTACGGCTAAGATGCAAGGATACGGGTGCGGGGATGCGGGTGCGTAGTGCGGGGATACATGAATTCGATAAAAAAAATATGGCGACTCGGGTGCGAGGGGATACGACacatatattaatattataaaaatatacttgttgttagaaaatggaaagtttgaggcatattttatatatgttcttgatatgatttccggaaactaacacttggaggttgttccttgacatgagcatttaaactttcatatttggatctaagatattttcttagtggaatccatgaatatattgagacaaagttgcttgtttgaaatgggttatggggattttgtcccacattggtattgtaaaagaaagatattgagtttatatagcatcttgtgttagtgttgtttacaactattagcataagtggaatgcttgtgtggcctagtgctagtgggaactcttatatttttcttttcaattacaagtttaattatttatattgattatttaattattaatataaaatatattgagtaaggattattttaatcatactctgaatatattttgtaatattaatattaattaatcaggatataatataaataataaggaaaacccattttgtttactttttctgttttgttacttggtgtaccacatcgagtaaaatagaagaagggtaacttgagatgcctatatattgagaggtatacttgagattaaaataaaacaagtctcggtgcctacctcgcaaacatatatgagttgcataggttttttgggcaaactgaggtgcgagttgccgttgatcattgttggttctgtggccaaattgatctgttgctgttttatcctggaagcgatattgctgcattccatcacagcttaagtatggagcaataatctcttcaagaacagtaaagtcctcttgaagggtttgacGACTCAGTTGTTGTGTtctttttcttatcagaatttggaaagcgataagagataagttttctttactttctttgtcaattacagtctttatagtttgttattgtcttcgtgttttatttcgttagttggttatttgtcatgttcttgttattatatatataactgcccattgttgctgtttagttagaattatacccaacactTGCTactataaaaaataaaatttactaaaaaaattagtatattttatacaatttagatcaaatacatgatataagCATATCTAAAACACAAGAATTTAATCTGAAATCACTTTTGTTGGTAGTACAAATATTAAAAAAGATGAATTTTAGTTGAGATTATTAAGCATCCGAGTAGTGAGTGAGGATACGAGGATTGGTGAACGGCCAAAGAATCCCTGTTTTCCTTTGATCACGGGTAGATATACCAATCTGCTTTCTGTGCAATCCGTACAAAAAATGACTTTGCATGGTGCATTACATTCGAAGATCGGCTCCCCAAGTTGTTTTGTGCCACAGTTTTGACAATAACGAACTTTTCTGTTCAAAACAAATGTGAGGCTGTGAGGATGGAGTTTTCTGATTACAATATCAGTAGCCCCAAACTTGATATTCGAGTATTCTCGATAACGTGATCTTTGAAAACATGTGTCGAGATGAAGTGAGAGATCACAATCAGTGCAGTGATAAAACCAAAAGTTTGCGTCTATGTCTTTAGAGCAGAACTCACAATTGAAGTCGTGCACATGATCAGTGACCATGGCAGGATCATATATCAAGTGCAGAGGGTGAGGATCCCACGGATGATTAATTGTTTTTGACTTCATAATACAGCCATTACATAAGGAGTAATCACATTGTTCGCACCTGTGGTAACATACATATGATGAAGTTTTTCCGCATGCTTGGCAACGTTGAGAGGGCTTTAGAACTTGATTAAGTTTGTGACCATGAGCTTCATGTTTGATCATTTTGGGTAGTGTCGCGCATCCAATGTCAAGAAAGATAAATGGAGAATTATGGAAGAATATAcctgataactcctggtggcggggctgctccttcggCGCCGTCCTGGATCTTTCGccgctgtagaggtgtagctgtggttgggttcctacaaaacaacaccggaaggggggttggagtcccgcggcgcctccggcgtgagagtaagaactagctttttgggaagatgagGATGAATATGGATGCgaggtggctgtgtgtgtatatgagtgtgaaagaaaatgattaaccccaaaacctcaccttcttgggctatttatagctcaagggtagggttttggggttggtacctttgaatcgtagccgttggttctgggagcggagggcacctggcgggagtggatgctttacacgcgTCAGCGCGGGACAGGTCGAGGAATGTtttgaggatcctctgacacgtggcctgattattcccatgattgatgtgtgacagttgtccccgtcacgtgcttgggccaacgtctcacgtgtTGGGATTTATCAGGGTTTCGCTTACGGGACTAAGCTGGTCGGGAGTGGTAGTGTGCGGGAGTATCCCTTCCAGGAGCTGCGTGGAGTTATGAGCCTAGGAGTAGGCATTCCCGGAGCTGCacggagttaggagcttaggagtaggcctcccaggagctgtatggagctGAAGGCTTAGGAGTAGTTCTCCCAGGAGCTGTGTGgagttaggagcctaggagtaggcctcccaggagctgtatggagctGAAGGCCTGGGGGTGGTTCTCCCAGGAGCCATATGgactatcatgtgccccccactcccttatgcagattttctggatgggggagtgaATTTGGGTATGTTTGTAGAATATGAGTTTTTGATTGTTTTGTTAAAAGAACTTGAgattttcttgccccccagtccggagttcgttgagttcagcgaatcaggactaaggttgttgtctttagcaggagttgagcttttcttgccccccagtccggagttcgttgagttcagcgaatcaggactaaggttgttgtctttagcaggagttgagcttttcttgccccccagtccggagtttgttgagttcagcgaatcaggactaaggttgttgtctttagcaggagttgagcttttcttgccccccagtctggagttcgttgagttcagcgaatcaggactaaggttgttgtctttagcaggagttgagcttttcttgccccccagtccggagttcgttgagttcagcgaatcggGACTAAGGTTGtcgtctttagcaggagttgagcttttcttgccccccagtccggagttcgttgagttcagcgaatcaggactaaggttgttgtctttagcaggagttgagcttttcttgccccccagtccggagttcgttgagttcagcgaatcgggactaaggttgttgtctttagcaggagttgagcttttcttggcccccagtccggagttcgttgagttcagcgaatcgggactaaggttgttgtctttagcaggagttgagcttttcttgccccccagtccggagttcgttgagttcagcgaatcggGACTAAGGTTGtcgtctttagcaggagttgagcttttcttggcccccagtccggagttcgttgagttcagcgaatcggGACTAAGGTTGtcgtctttagcaggagttgagcttttcttgccccccagtccggagttcgttgattTATAAAGTCCGGACTTGGAAGTTGAAACGGTTTTGGGGAATTTCCCCCCAATTATTTGAATTGTTACAGTTGTCTTTTTCAAAAGACGTGCTGTAATAATGGCTCTTCAATAATGACTGCTCGTGATGGGCGGCTGGGATCGTGCCACGTGGCATGGTTTTTTAGTTTTTTACCCCCTATAAAAGGAGGCGCTGCCTtctttgttttctttttattgcttcttcaattcttcttctttgTTTTTATTCCTTTCTCTCGAGGTTTTTCTTTGCCGTTCTTGCCGTCGTTACCCGTCGCTGTAGCTTGGCCTGTTGTTGATTATTGGTCGTCCCCAGTCGCTCCGTTATATCAGTCTCGTAAGTTTTGCTATATTTCCCTGCTTGTGTCTTTACTTTGATTCTTCCGTTTTCCTCATTGTTTGGTTGTATTGTTTATGTGTTCTTGCGTTTCGTTGTTGTTGTTTTGctgtatgtatgtgtatatatatgtgtttgtgGGCATGTTTTAGTTTTTGATTCTGTATTGATATTGTTTATGGAATTAGGGTTTTATGTTAGGGTCCGGACTTGGATACTTAGTCCGGACTAATAGGCTAGGTTTTGGAATTTGCAATTGGTTTGCGTTTATGTGTTTGTGTGTTGTTTGAGTTCGGAGTAATGGCTTCGGGGTTTTTGCAGTCTGGAGCGTTTGTTTAGGGGTGTTTTCTTTGTTGGGTCGCCGGACTGTCGATTTTAACTTGTAATTAAAATGAATCGTAGGGTAGTCCGGACCATGTAGCTTTCAAGATAAATAACCTGTAGGTGTTTTAGACTAACCTCTGTCacttgttttaggtttatggtccggactaaagctcTTGCCAAGGCCTACATAACTTGTTATCCGGGGCCATCTAGTTCAGGTTCTGAGTCTTCTGCTGATTCTGAGCGGGTTGAAATGGGTAAGAAAGCTTCTACTTCGGACTCCGAAGCCATAACGAAGCTTTCAGTTGCTAAGATTTCCTCCAGAAAAGTACCGTGTAGTCCGGAGGGGCTCTGGGTTGAGAACCTCGGGTATTTCGTTACTAAGAGTGAAGAAATTGAGGATAGCTTTTACTATAGGAGCATTAGGTCCGGATACGCTAGGCAGCCGAACGCGAATCCGGGGCCTTATAATCAGGAAGAGCTGGATAGGAAATTTGCTGGGAGTATAGCGGCTAAGGAGCCCTATGAGTTGAGGGAGGAATACGCCGCTTTGGACCATGAGGCGCAGGATTCTTCCGTCCGGGCTGCCTTTCAGCTGGATCGGCGGATTGAGTGGAGGTGGCCGACTCCGGAGGAAAGGATTTATCATAGGCCGGCTGATGGGTTTGTTCCGGTATGGCTGGAGCATCTCCGGTCCGGATGGAACCCGCACTGGCACTTGTTCCTCAAGCACCTGTGCAAGTATATATATAAGGTTTCTCCGATGCAGATTACGCCCAACGGTATAAAATGGATGACTTGGTTTATTGCTTCCTGTAATAAGTTTAAAGTTCAGCCCACTTTTAAGCTATGGCATCACTTATTTCATTTGGTCCGGTCCGGACAGACTCCTCTTTATGAGCTTCGGTTCCGGGCTGCTGAGTGCGGTTACGGGGGCTCTTATAGGCCAGTGATTCAGCAATCTTCTTTGAAGCATTGGAATGGAGAGCTCATCATGCTGAGGGGCTTAGATTTGTTTTATCTTCCTTATATAGCTGCCGACGGAGTCCGGACTAGGTTCCGAAGGGATGTTCTCCGGGGAGATGCGCTCCGGATGATATTTGCATTTTGTGAATGCTTGGGTTTTCAAATGACCCGGGATACCTTTATGATGTATAGGACTATGCATAGAATAGGGTGTAAGTAGTTTCTCTTTTTGTCCGGACCTTCTATATTTTTGTTGTATATCTTTTTTTGTCTTGATTCCGTACCagttttgacttgtgttttttctTTGTTCCTTTGCAGGTTTGCCTCATTACAACCCGGACATGTCGTCTTCAGCCTACAGTGATGCTCTGAAAGGTCTGGGCAAGGCTTTCAAGTTACCGAAGAAGAATGCTGTTACTGGCTCCGGATCGAACGCCTCGGTCGAGGAGGGGTCACAAAGCAATGCCGTCCCAAATCCGGAGCCGGAAGTTCATGTGAACCAGTCTACTCCGGAga
This sequence is a window from Apium graveolens cultivar Ventura chromosome 9, ASM990537v1, whole genome shotgun sequence. Protein-coding genes within it:
- the LOC141685011 gene encoding uncharacterized protein LOC141685011, yielding MKIFLQRDAYEWDVVENGITTLIKYGKLKPLKDLSTEEVNALNYNAKVMNALLSRMAPTELRKVSACTMAKQIWDTIRVSHEGTSKVREVKLSMLMSDYEAFRLERDESIKDPQGRFLTLMNFISLLDKIIPQAEINRKILRAMPKKFFSKVTILQDSPSISTMKTLTLFSELEEFKNHLRRYDEEDEAPRKKTLALNADAGDSFEYSDEEIALLTKKFHKFLAKRNAFKRPMKSSFPKKEFRSSSSKESKNNQNKDACFECGKKGHFKTDCYKLKSKEKALLTWSDDDSEMEIDSEDEVAQLCFAGLEYDSSDNDELHIVQVDDSIKDESLVDENKLLSEKVSKMKEEVNYLKNEIELKDACLDALKKETFFAESNASSNSIVPELEQKVAQLETDLAKCFHGEGTLNALLAQQKSSLDKEGLGYGSAKKKVFQSGYKRTPMNYKMPYEKCQECGKSGHTTSASRLCGKCTIGNNKFVINNVRLVDGLKYNLISVSQLTDAGHSVKFDKDVCYIGNKANEFALVAKRKGNIFVLDFDEQQEEIYLATLLHLDLFGPERYVSLGGKNYAFVIVDDYSRFTWVLFLRTKDEAFSEFKDLITNLETKYSLKLKTIHSDHGGEFEKDFVTFCKSRGITHEFSAPRTPQQNEVVECKNRTLHETARTLLHESNLPRKFWAEAELLKNKTPNISYFRVFGSKCFILDTQNTRGKFETKSAEGIFLGYSTTSKAYRVYNSIKHKVEESINIAFNESALKISQIEKDVADQPSHSQMRQSQSQKGQASQEKSDIPKLLIHLTLLRILKTLLRLLINGQMILSLLSKEILLKRK